One part of the Mangrovibacillus cuniculi genome encodes these proteins:
- the purD gene encoding phosphoribosylamine--glycine ligase, with amino-acid sequence MKVLVIGRGGREHALVHMCTKSSLVEEVYCAPGSDAIGAMAQLVNVQETDVKGLATFAEEAGIGLTIVGPEVPLLAGIVDQFQQRGLLIFGPSQKAAQLEGSKSFAKAFMDRHGIPTASYEVATGIEAVISWCAKVAPPYVLKADGLAAGKGVVIALTKQEAVDTALSFFDGQLGDAGKTIVLEEYLDGEECSFMVMANGENFVTLPISQDHKRLLEEDQGPNTGGMGVIAPLEHVRFQWQSFIEENIITPTLRGMLADGITYQGVLYAGLMITEDGPKVIEFNARFGDPETQVVLPMAESDLVVTMLQLLNEEKVEKVVWREDFSIGVVLAGSNYPVSSSYGEAVELIETADGNLYHAGTTWSNERGGWLTNGGRVALYQAFGNTLQEAQQLVYQVVDQVVASGSVRARRDIGNKLIEFVSESVGQIRK; translated from the coding sequence TTGTAAATGTACAAGAAACGGACGTAAAGGGACTAGCAACATTTGCAGAAGAAGCAGGCATTGGTTTGACGATTGTTGGTCCTGAAGTTCCGTTACTAGCAGGCATTGTGGACCAGTTCCAACAACGAGGATTGCTTATCTTCGGTCCTTCCCAAAAAGCAGCGCAACTAGAAGGAAGTAAATCTTTTGCCAAAGCATTTATGGATCGCCACGGTATTCCGACAGCTTCATATGAGGTAGCGACGGGAATCGAGGCGGTTATTTCTTGGTGTGCCAAGGTCGCACCACCATACGTGTTGAAAGCAGACGGACTTGCTGCTGGGAAAGGTGTCGTCATTGCGTTGACGAAGCAAGAAGCGGTAGATACGGCATTATCTTTCTTTGACGGACAATTAGGCGATGCGGGTAAAACGATTGTACTGGAAGAATATTTGGATGGCGAAGAATGTTCTTTCATGGTCATGGCGAACGGAGAGAACTTCGTAACATTACCAATCTCCCAAGATCACAAGCGTTTGTTGGAAGAAGATCAAGGGCCCAACACCGGTGGAATGGGAGTGATTGCACCGCTAGAACATGTGAGGTTCCAGTGGCAGTCCTTTATTGAAGAAAACATCATAACGCCTACGCTTCGCGGTATGCTAGCAGACGGAATTACGTATCAAGGCGTACTTTACGCAGGCTTAATGATTACGGAGGATGGTCCGAAAGTTATTGAGTTTAACGCACGCTTTGGTGATCCAGAAACACAAGTCGTGTTGCCAATGGCGGAGAGTGACTTAGTGGTGACGATGCTGCAACTGCTGAACGAAGAAAAGGTAGAGAAAGTTGTGTGGCGTGAAGACTTTTCCATCGGTGTTGTGTTGGCAGGCAGCAACTATCCAGTAAGTTCATCTTATGGGGAAGCGGTAGAGTTAATCGAAACTGCAGATGGAAATCTTTATCACGCGGGAACAACTTGGTCTAACGAGCGTGGTGGCTGGTTAACGAACGGTGGAAGAGTGGCATTGTATCAAGCGTTTGGAAACACTCTACAAGAAGCGCAGCAATTAGTATATCAAGTGGTAGATCAGGTCGTAGCGTCTGGTAGCGTAAGAGCAAGACGCGATATCGGAAACAAACTTATCGAGTTCGTCTCCGAGAGCGTCGGACAAATACGTAAGTAA
- a CDS encoding EYxxD motif small membrane protein — MFMEYVTDMVYVLGSVIGGIVAITYVFVRRSRRRTR; from the coding sequence ATGTTTATGGAATACGTAACCGACATGGTGTATGTCTTAGGAAGTGTCATTGGCGGTATTGTTGCGATTACTTACGTATTTGTCCGACGCTCTCGGAGACGAACTCGATAA